In Sphaerochaeta sp., the genomic window AGGCGTCGCACAAGGCGACGTACAGGGCGTAATCATCCAGCCAGTATCCTTCCGCGGAGCAGAACTGCTGGTACTTTGCCTTGTCCGCAGCACTTGCCGTGGCGAGGAACGTATCGGCCGCCTTGTACAACAACGGCATCTTGAACGCGCGCACCACGCCGTAATCGATCCGATAGGAATCAAACGAAGGCGGATTGAGGACATCGGTGATCTCCAGGTACCCATCATAGGCAAGCGTTTTCAGGTCAACCAGCAATTCGTTGCCGGCAAACGTGGAACGAGCGGCGTACGGGCTGTCCCCATAGCCGGTCGGGCCGAGGGGCAGCATCTGCCATAACGAGATATGGGCCGAGGCAAGCAGGTCGACGAACCGCTTCGCCTCATCCCCCAGCGTACCGATACCCAACGACGAGGGCAAGGATGTGGGATGCAGCAAAATACCGCACCTTCTCTGTGTCTTTTTCATGATGTCTCATCATATCGCAGAAGGAGATATTTGCATAGTTTCCCCATTTCCGCAATTCATTGTTTTTCTCCGTTTTATCGTGTATAATGACGGTATGAGTTCAGAGAAAAAGTCCATTGAGTTCCAGGTTGGCGAACACATCGTCTACCCATTGCAAGGCGTCGGTGTCGTCAAACGTATCGAGGAGCGAACCTTCAATGGTACCCCCACCACATACTATGTCATTTATCTGAATTCATCCGACATGACGGTCATGGTTCCGGTAGACAAATCCAAGGAGATCGGGGTGCGTCCCATCGTCCCGCCTGAGGAAGCGTTGGCGGCGATCAACTCCATCTCGGAGAAATTCGAGCAGATGCCTGTGGATTGGAAAGACCGGTACCGGATGAATGTCGAGTTGCTCAAGCAGGGATCCATCGCGTCCTTCGCCAAAGTGGTCCAGTCACTGTACCACCGCAGCAAGGTGAAGGAACTCCCCGTCCAGGAACGCAAACTGTACGACAACGCGTTGAACCTGCTGATCGATGAATCCTCCTACGCATTGAAAAAGGATCCGTCGGAGATCAAAAAGTTGATCTTCTCAAAACTGGAGTAGCATGCAGATTCCTACCTTTGCCACCATCATCACCGCTGCGGGCAAAAGCGAACGCTTCTCGTCCCAGGGGGTGAAAAAAGAGTATCTGTCCATCGACGGGCAGACCGTCCTGCAACGGGCCACCGCCCCGTTCCTGTCCGTACCCAATTGCCAGCTGGTCATCGTCACCTGCCCCAAAGGGGAAGAGAACGAATGTGGCGTCGCGCTGGGCGACCTGTATGAACACCAGAGCGTACCGGTCATTCTCTGCGACGGAGGCGAGAGCAGGAAGGAAAGCGTCCGGAACGCCCTGACGCTCCTGAAGCACCTCGGAGTACCCGTCCAGTACGTCGCCATCCACGATGGGGCACGATGCTTCATCACCACCGATCTGATCATCCAGACGCTTGCCACCGCCACGATGTATGGTGGTGCCGCGCCCGCCCTTCCCGTCACCGATTCGCTGAAGACGATCACCGATGACGGCGTGATCACCGCAAGCATCCCCCGCCACGGAACGGTGGCGGTGCAGACCCCGCAGATCTTCCGCTGGCCGGACATCTACCTTGCCCACCAGGCAGTGGCGGATGACGGGAAAACCTACACGGACGACACGGAAATCTGGGTAGCGGCAGGAAAAGAAGCAGGAGTCTGTCCGGGGGACCGGAAGAACCGGAAGATCACCTACATGGAAGAGATTCCTGACGCCCAGCAGCAGATCGACGCCTACCTTGCCGCCCGCAAGGAAGGAGAACGTCTGGAGAAAGCGGACAAAGCGCTCCGCACCGCCATCCAGGAGGCCAAGCAGTCATGAGGATCGGCTCCGGTTGGGACCTGCATCGCCTGAGCCCGGGACGAGCCCTCGTCCTGGGAGGCGTGACGATCCCCTCTCCATTCGGTGAAGAAGCGCACAGTGACGGGGACGTACTGGTCCACGCCATCATTGACGCGCTGTTCGGCGCCATCTGCGACGGGGACATCGGCAGCCACTACCCCGATTCCGACCCCCGCTACCAGGACATCTCCAGCATCACGTTGCTGAAGGACGCCCTGACCCATCTGGGGGAACACACCATCAGCAACATTGACTGCACCATCGTGCTGGACGAACCCAAACTCCGGCCATACATCGATACGATCCGGACCCATCTGGCAGAAGCTCTGCAGATCGATCCCGACCAACTCTCCATCAAAGCAAAAACAAGCGAGCGCACCGCACCGGCGGTCATCACCGCCCAAGCGGTCCTGTTGCTCGACTGACATCGAGGTGTCTTATGCAACCCACCATGATCATCTACTACGGTTCTCCCCGTACATTTGGCAATTCCGCCACCCTTGCTGACGCGTTCGCCGTGGCGGCGTCCCACAGCTGTCACGTGAAGAAAGTCAAGCTGAACGCTGCGGTCATCCATCCCTGCCAGGGATGCGACCACTGCAAGGAGGAAGAGGGTTCCTGCATCTGGGATGACGACATGATTCCCCTTGCCAAGGATTTCGCCGCGGCGGATGCCGTCTGCTTCGCCACCAGCGTCTACTGGTGGGGCATCACCGCACAGACCAAGCTGTTCATTGATCGTCTGTATCTGTTACCGAAAGCAGCGTTCACCGGCAAGCACCTGTACGTCATCGCCGTCGGAGAGGACGCGGTGAACGGCATCCAGTATTCGTTGATCGACCGGCAGTTCAAGGAGATCGCAACCTACACCGGCATGTCGTACGACGGCTTCCTTCCCGTCAGCGCCGATGACGACCACCTTGCGGCGGACAACATGGAAGCGATGGAACAGGCAAAGCGCCTGTTCAAGGGAATCGAGTAAGCAACTCCTGGGGGGAAGCGACGCTTCCCTGGGGCGCGGAGATTCGGGAAAACCCGAATCCGTAGGTGACCGGGACGAACCCCACCCCGGCGACGTTCGCGCCGTTCTGGTCGTGGGTGGTATCCCCGACCAACACTGCTTCCTCCGGCTTCACATGGGTGTCTGAGAGTACCAGACGGAGTACATCCGCCTTGGTCCTCCCCCCAGCGAGGGTGGAGAAGTCCCCGTGGATCGAAACGAAATACGGCGCCAGCGCGTAATGGCGCATCATGTTCACCGCAGTGGATTCGTTCTTCAGCGTCCCGACGGCAAGAAGATATCCCCGCTCCTTCAACGTCTTCAGCACCATCTGCATCCCGGGATAGACCAACGCCTGGTACTGGCCATCGGAAACATACCGCTTCTTGTAGATGGCCAACGCGTCATCCAAATACTGGTCGGGAAGATCATAGACCACCTTGAAGCACTGGGCGATGGGAGGCCCGATGAACTTGCGCATCTGTTCCTCGGGAACATCCGGGGAAAGCCCCAGACGACGCATCGTGTACTTCGCCGTGGCGAAGATCCCCGGGGAAGTGTCCAGCAACGTCCCGTCCAGATCGAAAATTACCAAGCGGGGCTTCACTGTGCCGTCTCCCAAAGCCACTCCTGGATCTTCCCGTTGGACGCCACCAGGTCACACCGCAACGCTTCCCGCTCTCCAAGAAACTGGAGCACTCCCCCCGCTTCACGGAGGATCGCCCAACCGGCGGCAAGGTCATAGTAGCAGAGGAACCGTTCAAAATAGCCATCCAGACGTCCGGCGGCGATGTAGGCCAGCTCCAGCGCGCAGGAGCCGAACGAACGGATATCACTGCAGGCGGAGAAGATCCGCTGCTCCGCATGGAAGTACGCATCCGCCGCTTCATGATAGCGGTGTGGCGGCACGCAGACGATGACGGACTTGGAAGGATCAACCGTCCGGGAGACGGAGATCGGTTTGCCATTCAGATGTGCCCCCTCCCCCCGTACCGCGGTGAACAGCTCATCCTGACGGACAACATACACCACACCAATGAGCGGGTCGAACGGTTCGGTTTCCCATGCGATGCTGATCGTCCAGTCGGGAATCCCATGCATGTAGTTGGTCGTCCCGTCGATCGGATCGATCACCCACCGGCCTGCCAAAGTTCCATGGTGGGTTCCGCTCTCCTCCCCGAAAATCTCCTCATCGGGAAACGTTTCTTTGATCGCCCGGATGATCAGATCCTCACACGCCTTGTCGGCGTTGGTGACAAAATCATTGACGTGCTTCTCCGAGATCAGAAGATTCCCCTTCTCCGCCAGGGATACGGCCAAAGCGCCGGCCTTGCGGGCGGCATCCACCGCCACGGCAAGGTGTGCCTGAAGCACCTCGCTCATGCTTTCTTCCTTTTGGCCAGAAGCCGCTCCCCGATGGTGGAGACGTACTTCCAATCCCCTGCGGAATAGCTCTGCCGCTTGATTTCTTCCTCAGACGCTTTGATCAGATGCCCTTCCCGGTCATACTCCAACGTGACGCATCCCCAGTCATCCTTCTTGTCGGCGTACATGATGGCTCCGATGTTGGCCCTGCGGTCAAACGTACTGACCTGGTCATCCCTGCCGGCGGAAAGGATCACGGTGAGTCCGAACGGACTGATGGTGAACATCTTGTCCTTCCCATCCATCCGCTGGGCATCCAGCGCCTTGTCGATCAACGAAGCGGACGCGGAAAGCAGCGAAGGGTCTCCTTCCTTGCACCACGTGAAAAAGCGCCCCTCATGGGTCTTCAGCATCACCAGCGCGTCCCGAAGACGGGAGGGAATCTGCTTGCCATCCAACAGTGCATCCACCACTTCCGGTTCCTTGGGTGTCTCTTCCACCAGGGTTTCCGGTGCGGGTGCAGGATGGTCGGATGGAATTGTTTCTTCTGAAGAAGTGGCAGGAGTTTCCTGTACGGGCACCTCGGATGGAATCACATCATGACCGACCGGAGGCGCCACAGGAGATTCCTCTTTTGCTTCCGGTACAGCTTCCGTACCCGGTATTTTCTCCACAGAAACCTCTTGCGTAGGTTCTCCCGTTGCTTCGGCCTGGGCGGCTGGAACGGGTTGTTCCTCTTCTGGTTCCGTTGGAGGTGTGACGTCCGCTTCCGTCTTGTCCTCCACGGTTTCCGCGGCCGCTTCCAGAATATCCTCCCTGCCTTGGAAGAGATCAGGTTGGATGTCTTCGGTCGCAGGTTTCGCCGGCCAATCGGGATGATTTCCCTCCTGGGGCGGATTCTCCGGCTTCTCCGGCTTCTCCTCCCTTCCTCCGGCAATCTCGGAGAGCAACGTGAAGAACGAATACGGCTTGTTGGTCTCCTCGTGTTTCTCCTGAGGCGGCAACTCGTCGTCGTCATGGGGATCGATCATCTCTTTGGTGTCGTCCTCGTCCAACTCGTCATCCGTATGCTTTTCCTCCACCTGGTCTTCATCCACCGTCTCTCCGTTCAGGATGGAGAAATCAGGATCATCCGGTTCGTCTGGTTCATCAGGCTCCCCTTCGTCCTCCACCGGCACATCCTCGTCGGGTTCCGATTCATCCCGGAGAATCGATTCCGCCGTATCCAGTTCGTCGTCATCTTCCTGCCGGGGCGGAACCAGCCCCAACGCCTCTTTGCAGGCACGCAGCGTATCGGGATCCTGGGAAAGCCCTGCGAGTTGGGGGAACGAAAGGAACAGCACGTTGTCCACCAAGTCGGTGGGATAGTCATCCACATGGTTCTCATCCACGATGATCACCGGGGTGCGCTGTGTCTTCGCCCGCGCGATGGTCTGTCTTCCCTGGGAGAAGGCAAGGAGCGATGCGCGGCCATCCAGCAGAGGATCGACAGGAAGCGGAGGCAGGACGTTCAGTCCTACCTGGGTATCGGAGAAATCAAACAGGGCGTCAAACCCTGACGTATTCCGCACGAATCCGGTGGAGCCGAACAACGCGTGGATCATCGTCACCGGCTGCATCACCTGCTGTTCCCGTTCAATCTTCTCCCATTCTTCTGCGGAGAGCACCCCTTTGGCGAGCACCTGTTCCTTGACGATCCGGGGAAGGTCATCCAGCAGATGGTTGGTGTCAAAACAGAAGAAGTGGCCGGCTGCTTCAAGGAACGGCCGACTTGCCGAGACCCGGTCATCCATCGGATACAGGCTGGCGTCGCTCTCATCGGAACACAACGGCACGGAGAGCAACGCAAGGTCTTCCGGGGCCAAGGATGCGTACCGTGTCACTTCGTACAGGTCGTATCCGTCACGGCGACCCAACAGGGACCGCACCCGCTCCTCCCAATGCTCACGACGCACCACTTGGTCGACCAGCTCCTTCTCCTCGGCATAGGTGTCCGTGAGCGCACGGAGTTCCTTCAGCTTCTGCTCCATGTCCTTCTTGTAGACACGACTGTCCGCTTCCAAGGTGTCCAGTCCCGTCCTGCCCTGGGTGACCAACGCGGAGAACGCGGTGAGCAACCCATCCAGACCTCCGGTGAACGTCTGGGAAATGGCATCGTTGAACGGCTGCAGGGAGAGCCGCAACGAGCGCACATGCCGGGGGATCTCATCCAATTCCATCGGGGTGGGGAAACAGAACTCCATGACGGAATCCTGGTAGGCGGACAACACGCTTCCTTTGACGCCACCCGCGGCGTTCCGCGCCGCCAAACAGGTGTTGTCGATGTACCGGCAACATCTGCGGAACAGATCCTCAAAAAGTTCAGTCAACCGCCGATACTCTTTGGGAGGGATATTGCGGTCCGTAGCTGGCCCCATCCCGGCAAGACAGTAGGCGTTCTGCAGGAACCGCACCAAGGCGCTTGCCAGGCGGATCTCTTCATCACTCCCCGAGGAGAGTACCCGATGCTCCTCCCAACAGGCAAGTTTGAGCATTTCCAACGGGGCGTATCGGCTGAGGATCGCCACCATCTGACGGATGTCGTTGTCCAGATACACCGTCACTTCTCGGATGTTCCGTTGGATCTTGTCGGTGGGAATATCCCCGACATTGCTGAAATCCCAATTCTGACTGCTTTTCACCGCCTGCCACCTACTTGTATAGTATCATCACCTTTCACGTTTCCTCAACCGTTTGCAGTCGTGCTTTCAGCACAACGAACAAAACGGCGGAAAGCGCCGCGGGAAGAGCGTACCACAGGAACATTGCGCGGTATCCGACCGCCTGGATCAACAGACCGCAGGCGAACTCCCCGACCATTCCTCCCAGTCCGCTCCCCAACGACTGGCACAGGGAGAGCCCCTGGGCGGTATGATCCTTGTGGACGTGAAGCGTGACGAACCGAACCATGGCAGGCTGGAAGAACCCGAAGCAGAGGCTGTGGAAGCATTGCCCGATCATCACGCCGGCGACGGAAGGGATCAGGGCGTAGCAGATCTGCCGGACGATGCATCCCACCGAAGCAAGGAACAGCAACGTAACCGGCTGTACGGATTTCTTCTGCATCAGATACCCTGCGGCAAGCATGGCGACGAATTCCGAGGCGGTGGAAGCGACCTGCAGCATCGTCACCCGGTCATAGCCCAACTCCTCGATGGCGTACAGGGGAAGGAACCGGACGGTGGCCAGGGAAAAACGGGAGAGGAAAATGCATCCGATGGCAAGGACGAACGACGTGTCAAACCACCTGTCCCGAGAGCGGGGTGCGTCCTTCGGTTTCACCCGAGGCGTGTCCCGGCCCATGACCAGCAACGTGGGGATGTACAGCAGGGAACCGAAGGCAAGAAAACGGAAGATATCCTGGTTGTCCGACGCCACCGGACGAGCCATCAGTGCGTACACCAAGCTGAAAAAGGTACAGCCGATGGTTCCGGCGGAACGGATGATGCTGTAGACATCCGGCTGTCCCTTGCCGAACTGGTTCGCCGACGCGTCCTGCAACGTGAGGGACGAATTGAGGAAAAACCCCAGCAGGACAAGCAGCAACAATCCCGGAAGGAATGCTCCCGTCCGGATGAGAAGCGCCATGGCGCCGACGGTGACGGCCATGCACACCAGTTGGGTCAGCCGCATTTTTCCCGTCCGGTCGACAAACCAACCGGTGGCAACCTGCCCGCCCATCCCGGAGAGCTCGAAGACGGCGAACATCACCCCGATCATCGCATAGGAGAACCCTTGGTTCTTCAATACCACCTGCAGGTACATGTTGGTGATGGTGAAGACCGCCTGCAGGAGGAAAAACGAAACACTCTGGGAGACCATGCCCCCTATGGTATCGGGAAGCGGCATTTGATGCTACAGGATCAGGAAGCCTTTGCTGCGCGCTTTTGCGAATTGGGGAAGCGGAAGGGCGTCCAACGAACCGAACGAGCAGGATTTCCGCAGGTTCACGATCCGCTTGGCGTACTGCGGACCGATGCCCGGGACACGGAGCAATTGGTCCAAACTCGCCGTGCGTACGGAAACGGGATAAAACTCAGGATGCGCCTCGGCCCAGACCAGTTTAGGATCCTTGTCCAATGACAGGTTGCCATCCGGTCCGAACAGGATCTCGTCACTGGAGAAATGGTACTTGCGAAGCAGGAAATCCGTCTGGTACAACCGATGTTCCCGAAGAAGGGACGCCTGTGCGGAGACATCCGTCCCGAACAGCTCTCCATCCTTGCGCACCACTACCGGAGCCTGGCGCTCTCCGGGAAGATCCGCATCCCCCAACCCCCGCTGGTAGGCGGAAAAGTACAACCGCTCCATGTGAAGGTCCTGGTACATTGCGCCACAGTACGAGACGATCTCCCGATCCGATTCGTCCCCTGCCCCGACGATGAACTGGCTGGTCGTCTTCACCCGGGGATGGGCGGTTCCCCTGCCGGTGTGGGAAGCGATGTATTTCAGCGGTTCAATGATGTCCTTGTGGTAATCCTTTCGCTCGGTGAGCAGACGAAAATGGGATGCACCGGGCGTCTCAATGTTCAGCGAGACGGCAGAAGCGTACCGGAGCGCGGCATCAATGCTTGCGGGAGACGCCCCGGGGATCACCTTCAGATGGATGTACCCTTTGTACTGGTATTTGGCCCGGAGAATCCGCGCCGTATCGACCAGCATCTGCATCGTCTTTTCCCCATCCCCCATCACCGCCGAGGAAAGAAACAGCCCCAACAACGGGCGGTGCAATTGGAACTGATAGAAAAAAGAAGCCATCTCAACCGGAGAGACGGCAACCGGCCGGAAATCATTCTGCCGGCGAAGCGGGCAGTATTTGCAGTCATTGACGCACCGGTTTCCCAAGAGGGTCTTCAGGATGATGCCCGCCCCGCCACTGGCGGTGGTCATCGGGTACAGCCACCCTTCCCCCGTCTGGTTCCGGACACGGTGTTCCCGCGGGTC contains:
- a CDS encoding CarD family transcriptional regulator, encoding MSSEKKSIEFQVGEHIVYPLQGVGVVKRIEERTFNGTPTTYYVIYLNSSDMTVMVPVDKSKEIGVRPIVPPEEALAAINSISEKFEQMPVDWKDRYRMNVELLKQGSIASFAKVVQSLYHRSKVKELPVQERKLYDNALNLLIDESSYALKKDPSEIKKLIFSKLE
- a CDS encoding 2-C-methyl-D-erythritol 4-phosphate cytidylyltransferase; amino-acid sequence: MQIPTFATIITAAGKSERFSSQGVKKEYLSIDGQTVLQRATAPFLSVPNCQLVIVTCPKGEENECGVALGDLYEHQSVPVILCDGGESRKESVRNALTLLKHLGVPVQYVAIHDGARCFITTDLIIQTLATATMYGGAAPALPVTDSLKTITDDGVITASIPRHGTVAVQTPQIFRWPDIYLAHQAVADDGKTYTDDTEIWVAAGKEAGVCPGDRKNRKITYMEEIPDAQQQIDAYLAARKEGERLEKADKALRTAIQEAKQS
- the ispF gene encoding 2-C-methyl-D-erythritol 2,4-cyclodiphosphate synthase, translating into MRIGSGWDLHRLSPGRALVLGGVTIPSPFGEEAHSDGDVLVHAIIDALFGAICDGDIGSHYPDSDPRYQDISSITLLKDALTHLGEHTISNIDCTIVLDEPKLRPYIDTIRTHLAEALQIDPDQLSIKAKTSERTAPAVITAQAVLLLD
- a CDS encoding flavodoxin family protein — encoded protein: MQPTMIIYYGSPRTFGNSATLADAFAVAASHSCHVKKVKLNAAVIHPCQGCDHCKEEEGSCIWDDDMIPLAKDFAAADAVCFATSVYWWGITAQTKLFIDRLYLLPKAAFTGKHLYVIAVGEDAVNGIQYSLIDRQFKEIATYTGMSYDGFLPVSADDDHLAADNMEAMEQAKRLFKGIE
- a CDS encoding HAD hydrolase-like protein, whose translation is MGDGTVKPRLVIFDLDGTLLDTSPGIFATAKYTMRRLGLSPDVPEEQMRKFIGPPIAQCFKVVYDLPDQYLDDALAIYKKRYVSDGQYQALVYPGMQMVLKTLKERGYLLAVGTLKNESTAVNMMRHYALAPYFVSIHGDFSTLAGGRTKADVLRLVLSDTHVKPEEAVLVGDTTHDQNGANVAGVGFVPVTYGFGFSRISAPQGSVASPQELLTRFP
- a CDS encoding inositol monophosphatase; translation: MSEVLQAHLAVAVDAARKAGALAVSLAEKGNLLISEKHVNDFVTNADKACEDLIIRAIKETFPDEEIFGEESGTHHGTLAGRWVIDPIDGTTNYMHGIPDWTISIAWETEPFDPLIGVVYVVRQDELFTAVRGEGAHLNGKPISVSRTVDPSKSVIVCVPPHRYHEAADAYFHAEQRIFSACSDIRSFGSCALELAYIAAGRLDGYFERFLCYYDLAAGWAILREAGGVLQFLGEREALRCDLVASNGKIQEWLWETAQ
- a CDS encoding MFS transporter, encoding MVSQSVSFFLLQAVFTITNMYLQVVLKNQGFSYAMIGVMFAVFELSGMGGQVATGWFVDRTGKMRLTQLVCMAVTVGAMALLIRTGAFLPGLLLLVLLGFFLNSSLTLQDASANQFGKGQPDVYSIIRSAGTIGCTFFSLVYALMARPVASDNQDIFRFLAFGSLLYIPTLLVMGRDTPRVKPKDAPRSRDRWFDTSFVLAIGCIFLSRFSLATVRFLPLYAIEELGYDRVTMLQVASTASEFVAMLAAGYLMQKKSVQPVTLLFLASVGCIVRQICYALIPSVAGVMIGQCFHSLCFGFFQPAMVRFVTLHVHKDHTAQGLSLCQSLGSGLGGMVGEFACGLLIQAVGYRAMFLWYALPAALSAVLFVVLKARLQTVEET
- a CDS encoding helix-hairpin-helix domain-containing protein; the protein is MDTQAKLDILSRDAQYDLSCACGTKDPREHRVRNQTGEGWLYPMTTASGGAGIILKTLLGNRCVNDCKYCPLRRQNDFRPVAVSPVEMASFFYQFQLHRPLLGLFLSSAVMGDGEKTMQMLVDTARILRAKYQYKGYIHLKVIPGASPASIDAALRYASAVSLNIETPGASHFRLLTERKDYHKDIIEPLKYIASHTGRGTAHPRVKTTSQFIVGAGDESDREIVSYCGAMYQDLHMERLYFSAYQRGLGDADLPGERQAPVVVRKDGELFGTDVSAQASLLREHRLYQTDFLLRKYHFSSDEILFGPDGNLSLDKDPKLVWAEAHPEFYPVSVRTASLDQLLRVPGIGPQYAKRIVNLRKSCSFGSLDALPLPQFAKARSKGFLIL